A stretch of the Coprobacillus cateniformis genome encodes the following:
- the rpsI gene encoding 30S ribosomal protein S9: MANVQYRGTGRRKSSVARVILTPGAGKIVINGREAKDYLPSDVLLMIVNQPLELTGTTGKFDVSVNVYGGGYTGQAGAIRHGISRALLEAGSDYRPVLKAAGLLTRDSRVKERKKYGLKAARRAPQFSKR; encoded by the coding sequence ATGGCTAATGTACAATACAGAGGAACTGGACGTAGAAAGTCTTCAGTAGCACGTGTTATTTTAACACCGGGTGCAGGAAAAATCGTTATCAATGGTAGAGAAGCAAAAGATTATTTACCATCTGATGTATTATTAATGATCGTCAACCAACCACTTGAATTAACTGGAACAACTGGTAAGTTTGATGTGTCTGTTAATGTTTATGGTGGAGGATACACTGGTCAAGCTGGTGCAATCCGTCATGGTATTTCTAGAGCTTTATTAGAAGCTGGTTCTGATTATAGACCAGTATTAAAAGCAGCTGGATTATTAACTCGTGATTCACGTGTTAAAGAAAGAAAGAAATATGGACTTAAAGCAGCTCGTAGAGCACCACAATTTAGTAAGAGATAG
- a CDS encoding MerR family transcriptional regulator, with amino-acid sequence MYRISQFSKISGLTVKALRYYDQENILQPTFRNEDNQYRYYNEEDLKKSQLIKSLRSLDFSIMEI; translated from the coding sequence ATGTATAGAATTAGCCAGTTTTCTAAAATTTCTGGATTAACAGTAAAAGCATTACGTTATTATGATCAAGAAAACATTCTCCAACCCACATTTAGAAATGAAGATAATCAATATCGTTATTATAATGAGGAAGATCTTAAAAAGTCACAATTGATAAAGTCCTTAAGATCGTTAGATTTCTCAATAATGGAAATCTAA
- a CDS encoding GNAT family N-acetyltransferase — MDYKIRTIRESEYSLLKDFLYEAIFVPEGVPAPSRSIINRPELQIYITDFGKREDDIGLVAEIDKKVIGLVWGRIMNDYGHIDNDTPSLAIALYKDYRGLGIGTDLMKEMLRILRFRGYKQASLAVQKENYAIKLYQKIGFVIVNENEEEYIMLCHF; from the coding sequence ATGGACTATAAAATAAGAACAATAAGAGAGAGTGAATATAGCTTGCTTAAAGATTTTTTGTACGAAGCAATCTTTGTACCAGAGGGTGTGCCTGCACCATCGAGATCAATTATTAATCGGCCAGAATTACAGATATATATAACTGACTTTGGAAAGAGAGAAGATGATATAGGTTTGGTTGCAGAAATTGATAAGAAAGTTATCGGTCTAGTATGGGGACGCATTATGAATGATTATGGACATATAGACAATGATACCCCATCTCTTGCGATAGCCCTATATAAAGATTATCGGGGATTGGGAATAGGTACTGATTTAATGAAAGAAATGCTCCGTATTTTGAGATTCAGAGGGTATAAACAAGCATCGCTTGCTGTACAAAAAGAAAACTATGCTATTAAACTGTATCAAAAAATAGGATTTGTAATTGTAAATGAAAATGAGGAAGAATATATTATGCTTTGTCATTTTTAA
- a CDS encoding VOC family protein codes for MLTPYLTFHGKCEEAFEFYARVFGGGKTVFVRRENNPNNPIMHATITFTKYDGCIMGADIEGAVVISGMAICFVLPSRKVIEEVSEKLAEGGTLVQEFLPHPVPHDNDGGAEVLDKFGYTWYLST; via the coding sequence TTGTTAACTCCTTATTTAACATTTCATGGAAAGTGTGAAGAAGCATTTGAATTTTATGCCAGAGTTTTTGGTGGTGGAAAAACTGTTTTTGTAAGACGAGAAAATAATCCTAATAATCCTATTATGCATGCAACTATTACTTTTACTAAATATGATGGGTGTATTATGGGAGCAGATATAGAAGGAGCAGTAGTGATTTCAGGTATGGCAATTTGTTTTGTGTTACCATCTAGAAAAGTGATTGAAGAAGTATCTGAAAAACTCGCAGAAGGTGGTACACTTGTTCAGGAATTTCTACCACATCCAGTTCCGCATGATAACGATGGTGGAGCGGAAGTACTTGATAAGTTTGGATATACTTGGTATTTGAGCACATAA
- a CDS encoding MerR family transcriptional regulator, producing the protein MDKLIKIRDISNRYDITARTLRYYEDIGLLTSIRSDEVSYRMYDEDAIRRIEQILILRKLNISIKDIKRIFDTTGSEVVLDVLKKKIESIDDEISLLYQLKEIVFDFIQEIETLNFTVESDIKQLYDKAKEIEMQITNVDYIGKPSNVSRLIEVTNKLDKKVPDIMVVRVPSFKAITTGIHSWEDIFKNGGYMFQLWQHYHLFRTIIFDCLDFTMVVDDTLGEMICAIKDDIKQEDVSPMEIIDFKGGLYAMAVSIDEDDESIQKVQEKIFQWIENTNFEIDKNRKFMFNMPYLDENNAYQQDIEKGLGYRQMQRYVPIKLKDEK; encoded by the coding sequence ATGGACAAATTAATAAAGATTAGAGATATTTCCAATAGGTATGATATTACAGCGAGAACATTACGCTACTATGAAGATATAGGGTTATTGACAAGTATCCGTAGTGATGAAGTGTCCTATAGAATGTATGATGAGGATGCAATTAGGCGAATTGAGCAAATCTTGATACTACGTAAATTAAATATAAGCATCAAGGACATTAAGCGTATCTTTGATACAACTGGATCAGAGGTGGTTTTAGATGTATTAAAAAAGAAAATAGAAAGTATAGATGATGAAATATCATTATTGTATCAGCTTAAAGAAATAGTGTTTGATTTCATACAAGAAATTGAAACATTAAACTTTACGGTCGAGTCGGACATTAAACAATTATATGACAAAGCAAAAGAGATAGAGATGCAGATTACCAATGTTGATTATATAGGGAAGCCATCCAATGTTTCCCGTCTTATTGAAGTCACAAATAAATTAGATAAAAAAGTACCCGATATCATGGTTGTTAGAGTTCCTTCATTTAAAGCAATAACTACGGGAATCCATTCATGGGAAGATATTTTTAAAAATGGTGGATACATGTTTCAATTATGGCAGCACTATCACCTTTTTCGAACGATTATATTTGATTGTTTGGATTTCACAATGGTAGTAGATGATACTTTAGGTGAAATGATTTGTGCAATTAAGGATGATATCAAACAAGAGGATGTTAGTCCGATGGAAATCATTGATTTTAAAGGTGGTTTATATGCTATGGCTGTTAGTATAGATGAAGATGATGAGAGCATTCAAAAAGTTCAAGAGAAAATATTTCAATGGATTGAAAATACTAATTTTGAAATAGATAAGAATAGAAAGTTTATGTTTAATATGCCGTATTTAGATGAAAACAATGCGTATCAACAGGATATAGAAAAAGGACTTGGATATCGACAAATGCAAAGATATGTTCCTATAAAGTTAAAAGATGAAAAATAG
- a CDS encoding isochorismatase family protein, with amino-acid sequence MLVYHLQTVIEKHYPNSFYETNLHHKLIESEITELVVCGMMTHIYIDTTVRAAKDYGYQITLISDGCATKDLEWNGVTLPATLIQNVYMASLNKKFANVILSSEIV; translated from the coding sequence ATCCTTGTTTACCACTTACAAACAGTTATTGAAAAACATTATCCAAATAGTTTTTATGAAACAAATTTGCATCATAAACTGATAGAGAGTGAGATAACAGAGTTAGTTGTTTGTGGGATGATGACACATATATATATTGATACAACTGTTAGAGCTGCTAAAGATTATGGCTATCAAATTACACTGATATCGGATGGTTGTGCAACTAAAGATTTAGAATGGAATGGTGTTACATTACCAGCGACGCTTATTCAAAATGTATATATGGCTTCATTAAACAAGAAGTTTGCAAATGTTATTTTGAGTTCAGAAATAGTCTAA
- a CDS encoding MATE family efflux transporter, with protein MNQNNKKLELLGSIPIQKALLTLGLPTMIGMLINALYNIVDTYFVGGLGTHQMGAVTVVFPLGQIIVGLGLLFGNGAAAYLSRLLGCGDKDTANKVTSTALYSSLFVGAIMIIFSVIFLKPILKQIGAIDNVMPYAMTYARIYITFSIFNIFNVTMNNIVSSEGSAKTAMSALLAGALLNVILDPIFIYTFDYGIAGAAIATAISQIVSTFVYLRYILLKKSIFNYSIKECQFSKQIMSEILKIGIPTLIFQLLTSLSIGMMNDAAKNYGNSALAAMGPLTKIMSMGSLVVFGFLKGFQPIAGFSYGAKKFDRLFKAIKISILWSTIFCGIFALISIIFPTQMMSLFTKGDIEMVKIGSVALRAQGITFIFFGFYTVYSFLFLVMGKAKEGCILGACRQGICFIPLILILPKYWGLYGILYAQPIADILCAVITVFMAIKLHKDLITAKKQFLSKNTVSSI; from the coding sequence ATGAATCAAAATAACAAAAAATTGGAATTACTAGGCAGTATTCCAATTCAAAAAGCACTATTAACTCTTGGATTACCAACTATGATTGGTATGCTCATCAATGCACTCTATAATATAGTTGATACCTACTTTGTTGGTGGACTTGGAACACATCAAATGGGTGCAGTTACGGTCGTATTTCCACTAGGGCAGATTATTGTTGGTTTAGGACTATTATTTGGCAATGGGGCCGCTGCTTATCTATCAAGACTTCTTGGATGTGGAGATAAAGACACTGCCAATAAGGTTACAAGCACAGCTCTCTATAGCAGTCTCTTTGTTGGAGCAATTATGATTATTTTCTCAGTCATCTTTTTAAAACCCATTCTTAAACAGATTGGTGCCATTGATAATGTTATGCCTTATGCAATGACCTATGCTCGTATTTACATTACATTCTCTATTTTTAATATATTTAATGTCACAATGAATAACATTGTCTCAAGTGAAGGATCTGCAAAAACAGCAATGAGTGCATTATTAGCAGGTGCTCTATTAAATGTTATATTAGATCCAATTTTTATTTATACATTTGATTATGGAATTGCTGGTGCTGCCATCGCTACTGCTATTTCACAAATTGTCTCTACTTTCGTTTATTTACGTTATATTCTACTTAAGAAAAGTATCTTTAATTACAGTATTAAAGAATGTCAATTTTCTAAACAGATTATGTCAGAAATTTTAAAAATAGGAATTCCTACGCTTATTTTTCAGTTACTCACAAGTCTTTCTATAGGAATGATGAATGATGCAGCAAAAAATTATGGTAATTCTGCACTTGCAGCCATGGGTCCATTAACGAAAATAATGTCAATGGGAAGTCTAGTTGTCTTTGGGTTCTTAAAAGGATTCCAACCAATAGCAGGATTCAGTTATGGTGCAAAGAAGTTTGATCGTTTGTTTAAGGCTATTAAAATATCTATATTATGGTCTACGATATTTTGTGGAATTTTTGCTTTAATTAGTATAATATTTCCTACACAAATGATGTCATTATTCACTAAAGGTGATATAGAAATGGTTAAGATTGGTTCAGTTGCATTAAGAGCTCAAGGAATTACTTTTATATTCTTTGGCTTCTATACAGTGTATTCATTCCTATTTCTTGTTATGGGGAAAGCAAAAGAAGGATGTATTTTAGGTGCATGTAGACAAGGTATTTGCTTTATACCTCTCATACTTATCTTACCAAAATATTGGGGATTATATGGTATTTTGTATGCTCAACCAATTGCTGATATACTCTGTGCTGTTATCACTGTATTTATGGCTATTAAACTTCATAAAGACCTAATTACAGCAAAAAAACAGTTTCTTTCAAAAAATACAGTATCATCGATTTGA
- a CDS encoding YciI family protein gives MGKLMYMVMLEKSKSYNRLTKKVVTEHVDNIRRLDDEGKLEICGVFKGYPGMAGMYILKAESREEAEKLCLMEPLIIGGYATYKLVDFQVANRENNYLL, from the coding sequence ATGGGTAAATTGATGTACATGGTAATGCTTGAGAAGAGCAAAAGTTATAATAGGTTAACAAAAAAAGTTGTCACAGAACATGTTGATAACATAAGAAGGTTAGATGATGAGGGGAAGTTGGAAATTTGTGGTGTTTTTAAAGGTTATCCAGGGATGGCTGGTATGTATATTTTAAAAGCAGAAAGTCGTGAAGAAGCAGAAAAACTTTGTCTCATGGAACCTTTGATTATCGGAGGATATGCAACATACAAATTAGTTGATTTCCAAGTTGCAAATCGAGAAAATAACTATTTGCTGTAA
- a CDS encoding GNAT family N-acetyltransferase, protein MIEMRLAKMNEAKMCFTFINDARKYQNQQGFIQWTENYPNIDTVIEDIQEERGYILSFNNLPFGYLCIDFAGEPAYNNINGSWFSSHDYAVIHRMAFGKEGRGKGASKATLQLVKKLCISKNVFAIRVDTDPHNKAMQHILEREGYKYCGTVIFQDSPKLAYELIF, encoded by the coding sequence ATGATTGAAATGAGACTCGCAAAAATGAATGAAGCGAAAATGTGTTTTACTTTTATTAATGATGCTAGAAAATATCAGAATCAACAAGGTTTTATACAATGGACTGAAAATTATCCAAATATAGATACAGTCATTGAAGATATTCAAGAAGAAAGAGGTTATATACTAAGTTTCAATAATTTACCATTTGGATATCTTTGCATTGATTTTGCTGGTGAACCTGCTTATAACAATATCAATGGAAGCTGGTTTAGCTCTCATGATTACGCTGTTATCCATAGGATGGCTTTTGGAAAAGAGGGGAGAGGAAAAGGAGCATCAAAAGCAACTCTTCAGCTTGTAAAAAAATTATGTATATCTAAAAATGTATTTGCTATTCGCGTGGATACAGATCCCCATAATAAAGCAATGCAACATATTTTAGAACGAGAAGGTTATAAATATTGTGGTACAGTTATTTTCCAAGATAGTCCGAAACTTGCTTATGAACTTATTTTCTAA
- a CDS encoding tocopherol cyclase family protein: MISYEQEWQLHQSHKIPAFEGWYFRVVDNQVSAAVIIGIAKTQDKQEAFIQVFHTLCQSMEKVSYDIKDFVYQEEPFSISIKNSIFKKHYIHIEDSKLSTVIDLELDMPLHIQTTKYAPTIMGPFAYLKNMQCNHAILNLESQTHGYMKYQNQIYNIQGIIYQEKDWGNSFPKKYIWVQSNCCLQKKQFYFYRVPQFH; the protein is encoded by the coding sequence ATGATTTCATATGAACAAGAATGGCAATTGCATCAAAGTCATAAAATACCAGCCTTTGAAGGTTGGTATTTTCGTGTGGTAGATAATCAAGTTTCAGCTGCTGTTATTATTGGAATAGCAAAAACACAAGATAAACAGGAAGCATTTATTCAAGTGTTTCATACATTATGTCAATCAATGGAAAAGGTAAGTTATGATATAAAAGATTTTGTATATCAAGAAGAGCCTTTTTCTATATCTATAAAAAATTCAATATTTAAAAAACATTATATTCATATTGAAGATTCAAAATTATCAACAGTCATAGATTTAGAGTTAGATATGCCTTTGCATATTCAAACAACAAAATATGCACCAACAATTATGGGACCATTTGCGTATCTTAAAAATATGCAATGTAATCATGCGATTCTTAATTTAGAAAGTCAAACACATGGTTACATGAAATATCAAAATCAGATTTATAATATTCAAGGTATTATTTATCAAGAAAAAGATTGGGGAAATTCTTTTCCAAAGAAATATATATGGGTTCAATCAAACTGCTGCTTACAAAAAAAGCAATTCTATTTCTATCGTGTGCCACAATTCCACTGA
- a CDS encoding phosphatase PAP2 family protein yields MKKQRKNFVITGGLFLLFILWTMAICYVDVQMIGPRDSAVGFATFNEFFHNLTGTHMLIYVITDWLGLLPVSVVLGFAILGLVQLIKRKNLFKVDYDILILGGFYIIVFTTYILFEVFAINYRPVLINGYLEASYPSSTTLLVMCVMPTAIIQMNKRIHNEKVRKVVKYAILVFTSLMVIGRLISGVHWFTDIIGGVLLSTSLVMFYNSINKSLE; encoded by the coding sequence ATGAAAAAACAGAGAAAAAATTTTGTGATAACAGGAGGTTTATTCCTCTTGTTTATTTTATGGACAATGGCAATTTGTTATGTGGATGTACAGATGATAGGACCAAGAGATTCCGCAGTAGGTTTTGCAACGTTTAATGAATTCTTTCATAATCTTACTGGAACACATATGCTGATATATGTCATTACTGACTGGTTGGGATTATTACCAGTGTCTGTCGTACTAGGATTTGCAATACTCGGACTTGTACAGTTAATAAAAAGAAAAAACTTGTTCAAGGTAGATTATGATATTTTGATTCTTGGAGGTTTCTACATCATAGTATTTACCACATATATTTTATTTGAGGTGTTTGCAATCAATTATAGACCAGTATTGATTAATGGTTATCTAGAAGCGTCTTATCCTTCATCAACAACACTATTAGTGATGTGTGTTATGCCAACAGCCATTATACAAATGAATAAGCGTATTCATAATGAAAAGGTAAGAAAAGTTGTTAAGTATGCTATTTTGGTATTTACCTCACTTATGGTGATTGGAAGATTAATATCAGGTGTGCATTGGTTTACGGATATTATTGGTGGTGTGTTGCTGAGTACAAGTTTAGTAATGTTCTATAATTCTATAAATAAATCCCTTGAATAG
- the rplM gene encoding 50S ribosomal protein L13: MRQTTMAKEATIERKWYVVDAEGLTLGRLASEVATVLRGKHKPTFTPHVDTGDYVIIVNAEKVVMTGKKLDSVKYYHHSGWLGGLKVKTARQFQEADPTGFVEAAVKGMLPHNTLGRKQGMKLFVYTGSEHPHAAQKPVEMKIKG; encoded by the coding sequence ATGAGACAAACAACTATGGCTAAAGAAGCCACAATTGAACGTAAATGGTATGTAGTTGATGCTGAAGGTTTAACTTTAGGTCGCTTAGCATCAGAAGTAGCAACTGTATTAAGAGGAAAACATAAACCAACATTTACACCACATGTAGATACTGGTGATTATGTAATTATCGTTAATGCAGAAAAAGTAGTGATGACAGGTAAAAAATTAGATTCAGTAAAATACTATCATCATTCAGGTTGGTTAGGTGGTTTAAAAGTGAAAACTGCTCGCCAATTCCAAGAAGCAGACCCTACAGGATTTGTAGAAGCAGCTGTTAAAGGTATGTTACCTCATAACACACTTGGAAGAAAACAAGGGATGAAATTATTTGTATACACTGGTAGTGAACATCCACACGCAGCACAAAAACCAGTAGAAATGAAAATCAAGGGATAA
- a CDS encoding DNA methylase, which translates to MKRNNHIYVAIDLKSFYASVECRERGLDPLTTHLVVADSSRTEKTICLAVSPSLKKYGIGGRARLFEVVQKVKEVNKQRMKKATKHQFSGTSFDEQELQRNPNLELVYIIATPRMSFYIDYSARIYQVYLKYLSPQDIHVYSIDEIFADITSYLKNSKMTAREFTKRMIIDIFQTTGMTATAGIGTNLYLCKIAMDIVAKHVRPDEDGVRIAQLNELRYRQYLWNHKPLIDFWRVGRGYTKRLEKLGLYTMGDIARCSIHNEDILYDEFGINAELLIDHAWGYESCSMKDIKSYKPDHQSIGSGQVLSEPYNFEKARLVVKEMVDQLALNLVDKQLVTDQITLTVGYDKGNLSHNQSKYKGEVTTDYYGRKIPKHAHKTIHLGMSTSSSLLMIDKVLDVYDKIVDKRLYIRRIHISANHVLDESLVANQEVIEQMDLFVDYDALEKQRKRQKEELEKDKRLQQATLEIKKKYGKNSVLKAMDLEEGATAITRNGTIGGHKA; encoded by the coding sequence GTGAAAAGGAATAATCATATCTATGTGGCAATTGATTTAAAATCTTTTTATGCATCTGTTGAGTGTAGGGAAAGAGGTCTTGATCCATTGACAACTCATTTAGTTGTTGCTGATTCAAGTAGAACAGAAAAAACAATATGTTTAGCAGTTTCACCCTCCTTAAAAAAGTATGGTATAGGTGGGAGAGCAAGATTGTTTGAGGTTGTACAAAAAGTAAAAGAAGTTAATAAACAAAGAATGAAAAAAGCAACAAAACATCAATTTTCGGGTACATCTTTTGATGAACAAGAATTACAGAGAAATCCCAATTTAGAACTTGTTTATATAATTGCAACACCTCGAATGTCATTTTATATTGATTACAGTGCAAGAATTTATCAAGTCTATTTAAAATACTTATCTCCACAGGATATTCATGTTTATTCAATTGATGAGATATTTGCAGATATAACGAGCTATTTGAAAAATAGTAAAATGACAGCAAGAGAGTTTACAAAAAGAATGATAATAGATATCTTTCAAACAACTGGAATGACAGCAACAGCTGGGATTGGAACAAATTTGTACTTATGTAAAATTGCTATGGATATAGTTGCTAAACATGTTAGACCAGATGAGGATGGTGTAAGAATTGCTCAGTTAAATGAATTGAGATATCGACAATATTTATGGAATCATAAGCCATTAATAGATTTTTGGAGAGTAGGCAGAGGATATACGAAAAGACTAGAGAAATTAGGATTATATACGATGGGAGACATTGCAAGATGTTCTATACATAATGAAGATATATTATATGATGAATTTGGCATTAATGCAGAATTGCTGATTGACCATGCATGGGGATATGAATCATGTTCTATGAAAGATATTAAGTCATATAAACCTGATCATCAAAGTATTGGTAGTGGGCAAGTTTTGAGTGAGCCTTACAATTTTGAGAAAGCAAGGCTAGTTGTCAAAGAGATGGTTGACCAACTTGCTCTTAATCTTGTTGATAAGCAACTTGTTACAGATCAGATAACATTGACAGTAGGTTATGATAAAGGCAATCTTTCACATAATCAATCCAAATATAAAGGTGAAGTCACAACAGATTACTATGGTCGTAAAATACCTAAACATGCCCACAAAACAATTCATCTTGGAATGTCAACATCATCTTCATTATTAATGATTGATAAAGTATTAGATGTTTATGACAAAATTGTAGATAAAAGACTTTATATTAGAAGAATTCATATTTCTGCGAATCATGTTCTCGATGAAAGTTTAGTTGCAAATCAAGAAGTCATTGAACAGATGGATTTGTTTGTAGACTATGATGCTTTAGAAAAACAACGAAAAAGACAAAAAGAAGAATTGGAAAAAGATAAAAGACTGCAACAAGCGACATTAGAAATAAAGAAAAAATATGGAAAGAATTCTGTTTTAAAGGCTATGGACCTTGAAGAAGGTGCCACAGCAATTACACGTAATGGAACTATTGGAGGGCATAAGGCCTAA
- a CDS encoding PadR family transcriptional regulator has translation MATIDLIVLGILKKESLSAYDIQKLVEYRNISKWVKISTPSIYKKVIQLEEKGYISSHCVKVGKMPEKAIYSLTKNGEKKFETLMYEIASHPIHFFLDFNAVIVNLSSLPLEGQKSCLIRIEDNIKTLKMYLEENLDEKVALSDIPETGLAVLQQQYILVQAIETWLTEMKAKYILS, from the coding sequence ATGGCAACTATAGATTTAATTGTATTAGGAATACTAAAGAAAGAATCACTAAGTGCTTATGATATTCAAAAATTAGTAGAGTATCGTAATATTTCTAAATGGGTAAAAATTAGTACACCATCAATCTATAAAAAGGTTATTCAACTTGAAGAAAAAGGTTATATCAGTAGCCATTGTGTCAAAGTTGGAAAAATGCCAGAGAAAGCAATCTACTCACTTACTAAAAATGGAGAAAAGAAATTTGAAACTCTTATGTATGAGATTGCATCACATCCTATTCACTTTTTTTTAGATTTCAATGCGGTTATTGTTAATTTATCTAGTCTTCCATTAGAAGGTCAAAAATCTTGCTTAATACGTATTGAAGACAATATTAAAACTCTTAAAATGTATTTAGAAGAAAATCTTGATGAAAAAGTAGCATTATCTGATATTCCTGAAACAGGTTTAGCCGTTTTGCAACAACAATATATATTAGTGCAAGCAATTGAAACATGGTTAACTGAAATGAAAGCCAAATATATATTGTCATAA
- a CDS encoding helix-turn-helix domain-containing protein — protein sequence MEFNEKLQELRKNKNLTQEQLAEMLFVSRTAISKWESGRGYPSIDSLKEISNFLQYPLMIYFQGKKSLLLHKRIVNKESIILEIWYLVY from the coding sequence ATGGAGTTTAATGAGAAATTACAGGAACTTCGAAAGAATAAAAATTTGACACAAGAACAACTTGCTGAAATGTTGTTTGTATCAAGAACAGCTATTTCAAAATGGGAATCAGGTAGAGGATATCCAAGCATTGATTCTTTAAAAGAAATATCAAATTTTTTGCAATATCCCTTGATGATTTACTTTCAAGGGAAGAAATCTTTACTGTTGCACAAGAGGATAGTAAACAAAGAATCCATCATTTTAGAGATTTGGTATTTGGTTTACTAG
- a CDS encoding type IV toxin-antitoxin system AbiEi family antitoxin domain-containing protein, with protein sequence MNESEIMVRYSNDNEGIIMLKDIIDLGVSKQYCLEFLKKNNYKRITRGLYIYTDLWIDYFYVLSYKYSKAVFFHESPSYLLDMSDREPLYYLVTLPYGYKVNHLTK encoded by the coding sequence ATGAATGAGAGTGAAATCATGGTGAGATATTCAAATGATAATGAAGGAATTATTATGCTAAAAGATATAATTGATTTAGGTGTTTCTAAACAATACTGTTTAGAATTCTTAAAAAAGAATAACTATAAAAGGATTACTAGAGGATTGTATATATATACTGATTTATGGATAGATTATTTTTATGTTTTATCATATAAATATTCTAAAGCTGTTTTTTTCCATGAATCACCAAGTTATTTGTTGGATATGTCAGATAGAGAACCATTATATTATTTAGTGACACTACCATATGGATATAAAGTTAATCATTTAACAAAATAG
- a CDS encoding GNAT family N-acetyltransferase, which yields MNIRNYINQKDYKHLSSWINNERIHALWCANRIPYPITEENLNHLLLTFQKASGQCAYTVTDESDIPIGFFIYIVDVAEKTGFLKFIMLNNEIRGRGYGTQMLALALNYAFEKTGVLSVSLNVFDINYGAKKCYQKLGFIENSILKDAFSFQDEKWARCHMTVTKTAYLKRGDV from the coding sequence ATGAACATAAGAAATTACATCAATCAAAAAGATTATAAGCATCTATCGTCATGGATAAATAATGAAAGAATTCATGCTTTATGGTGTGCAAATCGGATACCATATCCAATAACAGAGGAGAACCTAAATCATTTATTACTTACTTTTCAAAAAGCATCAGGACAATGTGCTTATACTGTAACTGATGAAAGTGATATTCCAATTGGCTTCTTTATATATATTGTTGATGTTGCTGAGAAGACAGGATTTCTTAAATTTATTATGTTAAATAATGAGATACGTGGAAGAGGTTATGGAACTCAAATGTTAGCATTGGCATTGAACTATGCTTTTGAAAAAACTGGGGTACTTTCAGTGTCATTAAATGTTTTTGATATAAATTATGGAGCTAAAAAATGTTATCAAAAATTAGGTTTTATTGAAAACTCTATTCTAAAAGATGCCTTTTCTTTTCAAGATGAAAAATGGGCTAGATGTCATATGACAGTTACAAAAACAGCATATCTAAAAAGAGGTGATGTGTAG